The genomic stretch CAGTCGTCGATGGTGATCGGCGCGTCATTGCGCACCGAGCTTGGCCGGTCGCCGATCTCAAGCGCCGCGGCATAGACGAAGGGCTTGAAGGCGGAGCCCGGCTGGCGTTTCGCCGTCACGGCGCGGTTGAACTGGCTCTTGGAATAGTCGCGCCCGCCGACCAGCGCCCTGACCGCGCCCGTTGCGTCAACGGCCACCAGCGCGCCCTGCTCGACGCGGTCCTTTTTGCCCGAGGCATCGAGGGCAGACTTCAGGCTCTCCTCGGCGTCGCGCTCGAGGCCGGGATCGATCGTGGTGCGGACGACGATATCGGTTGTGATCTCGCCGATCAGCGGCTCGAGCCGGGCCATCACCATGTCGGCGACATAATGTTCCGCGCCCGACCAGTAGCTCGGCGCCCGCGTCGGTTCGCGCGCCATCGCGGTCGCCATGTCGCTGTCGTCGATCATGTCCTGGTCATGCATGGCGGCCAGAACCACCTGGGCGCGCGCTTCCGCCGCTTCCGGGTCGCGGGCCGGCGAAAGCCTTGACGGCGCCTTCAGGAGGCCCGCGAGAAGAGCGGCTTCACCCAGGGTCACGTCGCGGGCGGACTTGTCGAAATAGCGCTGCGAGGCGGCCTCCACGCCATAGGCGCCGGAGCCGAAATAGACGCGGTTCAGATACATCGCAAGGATCTGCTCCTTGGAGTATCTATGCTCCAGCCACAGCGCCATCAGCGCTTCCTGCACCTTGCGCTCCAGCGTCTGTGCGTGGGAGAGGAGCACGTTCTTGGCCAGTTGCTGGGTCAGCGTCGAGCCGCCCTGCACGACATCGCCATGCTGGATATTGGTCACCATGGCGCGCGCGAGCCCGATCGGGTCGACGCCGAAATGGGAATAATAACGCCGGTCCTCGATGGCGACGACCGCCATGGGGATGAAGGGCGACATCTCGTCGATCGATACCGCCTCGCCGCCGGTCGCGCCGCGATTGGCGATCAGCGAGCCGTCATTGGCGACGATCTTGACGTTGGGCGCGCGGTCGGGCACCGCCCATTCGTCAACCGGCGGCAGCTTGGCCCCGTAATAGATGACGATGCCGATGACCAAGACGCCGCCCCAGACAGCGGCGACCATGC from Martelella sp. AD-3 encodes the following:
- a CDS encoding transglycosylase domain-containing protein, coding for MAGKKKKRSRTEPTLGGTPAGAGRKPAKRKGAAKGRSARSRASERGLLARALRFVLYWGMVAAVWGGVLVIGIVIYYGAKLPPVDEWAVPDRAPNVKIVANDGSLIANRGATGGEAVSIDEMSPFIPMAVVAIEDRRYYSHFGVDPIGLARAMVTNIQHGDVVQGGSTLTQQLAKNVLLSHAQTLERKVQEALMALWLEHRYSKEQILAMYLNRVYFGSGAYGVEAASQRYFDKSARDVTLGEAALLAGLLKAPSRLSPARDPEAAEARAQVVLAAMHDQDMIDDSDMATAMAREPTRAPSYWSGAEHYVADMVMARLEPLIGEITTDIVVRTTIDPGLERDAEESLKSALDASGKKDRVEQGALVAVDATGAVRALVGGRDYSKSQFNRAVTAKRQPGSAFKPFVYAAALEIGDRPSSVRNDAPITIDDWTPENYEKTYSGPMTLTTALAHSVNTIAAQLVMEASPGGVADMARRLGITSDITANASIALGTSEVSLIELTGAYAAFMNGGFKATPYVIETVETTGGKTLYQADHAGQPRVLSPQIAANMNAMLMRVVTEGTGSAAQIPGWQVAGKTGTTQSSRDALFVGFTANLTTGVWVGNDDNSPMRNVTGGKLPAKIWHDFMARAHKGLSPEPLYGGGRLIEPKPRQAPAAGEDGNPKTLVELLGRLGEGESAPPADVGEAKPQPAEHKRRTIMQILGGG